A window of ANME-2 cluster archaeon genomic DNA:
AATCTGGTGTTGGAAAATGCAGAAGAATTGAAAGAAGGCGAATCAGAGAAAAAACTCGGGACTGTTGTGGTCAGAGGAGATAATGTGGTATACATATCTCCGTGATATCCACAATATATATTTAGTCTGAAGACATAGGGGATTTCTCTTAACAAACAGTAATCATATAATTATAATCATCCAAGGTGTAAATAATGGTAAAAGGAACTCCATCTCAAGGAAAGAGGCAGAAACGCACCCACATTAAATGCAGGCGGTGCGGCAGTGTTTCAATGAACATTCATTCAAAATTATGTTCATCATGCGGATTTGGCAGAACATCACGCATGAGAAGTTATAAGTGGATCCGTAAATCAGGATTGAACGGCGATTAATCGTAAATAGTTCAAACAATCAGGTGAACCTTATTGCGTGAATCGTGCGGGGTTGTCGGTCTCGCATTTGCTGATCGGGAATCGGATAAAGCAGCCCTGCCTATTTATTATTCGCTGTATGCCCTGCAACACCGGGGGCAGGAATCCACAGGTATTACGGTGCATGACGGTAGAAGTGCCCAGACCCAGAAGGGGATGGGACTTGTACCTGACGTTTTTAAGAAATATAACATGAAAGACCTGAAAGGCTATGTGGGCATCGGACATGTCAGGTATTCCACGACCGGTGACTCTTCTCTTGAGAACACGCAGCCGTTGATCGTGAATTTCATGGACCGCACCATTGCCATTGCCCATAATGGTAACCTGGTGAACAGTGCGGAGCTGAGGTATGAGTTCGAAGCCGAGGGACAGATATTTTTAACGTCATCAGATACAGAGGTCATTGCCCGCCTGCTGGTAAAAGAACTGATATGCACTGATATCCTGGGCGCGGTAAAAGAACTGATGAGACGGCTGGTGGGGTCATACAGCCTTACCATACTGGTGGATGACACCCTTGTAGTGGTCAGGGACCCCCTGGGTTTCAAACCATTATGCCTGGGTGAAATTGACGGTGGGTATGTGGTTGCATCTGAAAGTGTTGCCATTGATACCATAGGTGGCACCCTAATTCGGGATGTACGGCCCGGCGAGGTTATTATTTTCAAAGATGGCAGGTACCACTCACACCAGCTCAGCAAGACACGGAATACGGCAAAATGCGTGTTCGAATACATTTATTTTGCCCGTCCGGATTCGATCATTGATGGGAAACTTGTATACCAGACCCGGTTACAGATCGGTGAACAACTGGTTGATGAACATCCGGTCAATGCAGATATCATATCTCCTGTACCGGACAGTGGCATAACATTCGCCATTGGATACAGTAAAAAATCCGGTATAGATTACATGGAAGGCCTGATGAAGAACAGGTATATCGGCCGGACCTTTATCATGCCTGACCAGAATATGCGGGAGACTGCAGTGAAGCTGAAGCTCAATACCATCCCCCAGAACATTAAGGATAAGAGCGTCATCCTGTTGGACGACAGCATTGTCAGGGGGACCACTTCAAGGCGAATCGTGGATATGGTCAAAAAGGCCGGGGCCAAAGAAGTACATGTACGTATCGGCAGCCCGGCAATCATAGCACCCTGTTATATGGGCATCGACATGGCTACGAGGGCAGAACTGGTTGCAGCCCACAAAACAGTGGCCGGTGTGGAGGCGGTCATCAATGCCGATAGTCTCGGGTATATCAGTGTAGAAGGGCTGGTAGATGCCGTGGGAATACCTGCGGATGACCTCTGCCTTGCTTGCCTGACCGGAGTTTACCCTATCGAAGTACCTGGTGAGATATGCAAGCGACACCAGATGACCCTCAGTCAATTTTAATCGCGCCTGTATCTTTTCACTATATCTTTGCTTTTCCGAACATAAACCCGCCCAGTCCTATGGTGGTTGCGGCAAAAAGAACCAGGACTGCAACGCAGATGTTTATTGGTATTTCGGTATCTCCTATGAGTGTGAAGCGCAGTGCCATGATGCCGTAGGTCAGCGGGTCAAGGTAAACCAGTGTCTTCATCCATGATGGGAGGTCACCTATCCTGAAGAACGCACCGCTTAGCAATAGCACAGGCATTGTGATGAAAGTCATTATCATCTGGAACCCTTCATGACTTTCAATATGGGATGCAAGTGCAATGCCCAATCCTATGAACCCCAGCCCGATGAGAAGCATCACACCCACACTGGCAACCATACCAGGTATCGATTGGTATTCCACACCCAGTGCAAATGCGATGAGCATGATCAAAGTCCCCTGTATCATGGCTGTAGTAACTCCTCCAAGTGCTTTTCCCAGCGCAACAAAGAACCTTGACACCGGAGCGATCAAAATCTCCTTCAGGAATCCAAATTCACGGTCCCAGATAATGCTAACGCCTCCTGTAAGGGATGAGAACAGGATTGACATGCCGATAATACCAGGGGCAAGGAACGCTATATCTGTCTGTCCGCTACCACCTCTCATCTGGAATGACGAGTTAAAAGCCGTTCCAAGGATTACCAAAAAGAACAGGGGGGTTGCAAGTGAACCTATGATACGACTCTTGGAACGCCTGAACCGGTACATCTCACGCAGCCACAGGGTATAGACCGTGTTCATGGAAGTCAGGAGCTTTTGTCTGGATCCAGGTAATCGTGTCATCATGTTATCGCCTCCTTCCCTGGAGCTTGTACGTAATACGGTCCACATCACTGGCCTCTTCCACCCGTATATCCCTGCCTGTATAGGAAAGGAACACATCATCCAGGGTCGGCCTGTGCAGGTCAACGGACAGGATAGGGATCCCTGCCTCAGCAGCGAGCTTCAGTAAATGGGGTATCTGGTGAGTTCCGTCAGGTACGGTGATCTGGACCATGTTATCTTTGAAGTGTACACTACCTGCACTTCCGTTCCTGTCATACAGGTCACACAGTAATGATGCCTGGATGTCATTTTCCGTACCCAGTCCGACCACATCCCCTCCCAGTGCATTTTTCAGGTGTTCGGGGGTGTCCAGGGCCTTGATGCCACCATGATCGATTATCGCTATTCGCTTGCATAACTGGTCAGCTTCTTCCATATAATGGGTGGTAAGCATTATCGTAACATTCTCTTCGCGGTTCAGGCGCCTGATATAGTCCCAGATATGGTTGCGTGTCTGCGGGTCCAGTCCCAGCGTAGGCTCGTCCAGGAACAGTACTCTTGGATGGTGCATCAGTCCCCGGGCGATTTCCAGCCGTCTCATCATGCCGCCGCTATAGGTCTTGACCAGCACTTCGGCCTTGTTGTCCAGTTCCACAAGTTCCAGCACTTCGCTGATTCTCTGTTTTCGCATTTTTCCGGACAACCCGTACAGGCGGCCGTGCAGGTCCAGGTTCTCTCTGCCTGTTAATCTGTCGTCCAGTGTCGTACCCTGGAACACCACTCCAATGTTCTGCCTGACCCTGGATGGGTTTGCTCTGACGTCAATACCCCATACTTCAGCCCTGCCGTTACTTGGAGGTATCATGGTTGACAGCATGTTGATGAATGTGGTCTTGCCTGCACCATTGGGTCCGAGCAGCCCGAAAAGTTCACCATGCTCTATCTTGATGCTGATTTTATCTACTGCTACCAGGTCATCGAATCTGCGGGTAAGGTCAAATGTCTCTATGGCAGGTGTATTCATAAGCGGTACATTTTATTCTCGTTGTATATAAGAATAAGGCATGTTTCAATTGTTGTTTCATCTGTTTGAAAAAAGTTGGTAATAAATATTTATTAATCATTAGGGATATCTGGTGGAGTATCATTTAACCATACATATAGCCACATCATATAACCAGTACGTCAAAACGGAGTGATATTTATTGAAGATTATTAGTAATGTTTTTTTGCTTTTTATCTTAATGCTATTTGTTCCCAGTGCCCTGGGAGAAGGGCAATGGATACTCACCGCAGTTGAAGAAGATATAAAAGCGGGTGTGTCCGCTGAAGAATACAACAATGATATTTCGAGTTCCATTGGTGAAATAATAATCACCAGGGAACATTTCGGCACAAAAGGTTACGACCCCTACACCCAGATATCTATCATGACATGGAGCCAGATGCCCACTGTTATCAGGCCAGGCGAGAAAATTAATATTCAACTGGTGGTCAGGGACGGCGGCAGCACACCGGAATACCGCAATAATGGTATACTATCATTTAGCCAGGCTGGCAAGAGGGACTTTGATTTCATTGCAAGTAAATACCGCGGCATGGAGGAAATGGTCGATTATACAATGCCGGAAGGGGAAGATGGGAATAAACTGTTCCTCAAGATCGATGGAAGTATGGGCGCGAAAGGCTTTCCTTCTGCCACCTATATTTATACATACACTTTTACCCTGGATGATATTGAGATAGTACCGTTGATAGAAGCATCAGGGGAGGTTACCCTGAATACGAATGGAGCGGTAATACCAGGAGTATCAGGAACCCTTGTTAAAGCGGGAGATGTGCTCCTATCGGGTGCTGATGGCAAAGCTGTCGTATCAGTACAAAAAGGTCAGTTTACCATGGATAAAGATACCTACGTGGGTATAATTGACCTGGATTCTATGGTATTATTCACAGGCAGATTGCACGTCACAGGTTCTCAGGAACTTGAATTAATACTCCCCGGCTCAGGGGAGGAACTGATAAATGACCAGTATTTGATATACAGGTTGAAGACCGGCCTGGATGAGATTTCCAGCGCTCTTGACTCTGGAAATGGTACAGAATTGTCTCTCATAGTGAATGATGGGGGCGAGTTCACCGTATCAATACCGGATGCCGGTACTATCAATATCTCTGTCCTGCAGGGTGGTGTCAACATGAAAAGGGGTGCCAGTACCGTGAACGCTAAAGCAGGTGAGACCATCACGGTCCAGCCAGGTAGCGAGCCACAGGTTGTTGCCGGAGTTTCACAGGATGAGTGGTGGAAGGCTGCTGAAGAGAGGAAGGCTGGCGGGAAACAGGACAGTCCGGGTTTTAGTCTTTTTTTTGCAATGACAATGTTCTTTTTGGTACGATCTCTTAAAAAATGATCTGAATGAGTTATTCAGAGAAAATCATGCTAAATCAGGAAAGACCTTTCCAGCAATGAGGGTCCTGAGCGAGCAGATTTCCAGATAATGCATATGCAGCAGCTCGACAACCGCCCTGACAATAGTGTGGAATATATTCACAATTACTACATTTTCCTTCCAGCCTGTTATTGTCCAAATTTCGAAAAATATCTAAAATGTCCGAATGATACCAGATATCCTGCAAACGTGTTTTACGAATATTACCGGCAATCAGGTCAATGAAAAACGGACATGGCAATACATCACCTGTGGGAGTTATTACCAGATGTGATGTACCCGCAGAACAACCAACCTGGGAAGCAGATGAGATGGTATTTCGTCGATATCCAAAACAGGGTTCATTTAACCAGGGAAATATACCATCTATCTGTAAATCAATATTTTTATCATAGTTATTTTTTATTTGCATTATTCGGTTTGCAATATCTTTAATCTCAAGTGGTGTTATTGCCAGATCCTTATTGTTCTGTTTTCCTTTTCCAACTGGTACAAAAGGTGATGCTTTAAAGGAAGAGGCACCGCACTCAAGTGCCAATCCAATAAGCTGTTCGATTTCATTGATATTGTATTTTGTGATAGCAGTGCTCATAATTGTCCAGTAGCCAGCAGCGGAAAATGATTTCAAGGCTGAAACCGCTTTTACAAAAGAATTATTGCTTCCTCGAAAAGCATTATGCGTCTGCTCAAGACCGTCAACACTTACCTGTACAGAGAATACATTCGTCTCTTTGAGCCTGTCAAGAAGAGTATCATCTACAAGAATCCCATTCGTTGATACCTTGATGCCAAAATTGTATCTTGAAGCATAGTCCACAATATCTAAAAAATCATCCCTTATAAGTGGTTCTCCACCGCCAAACGTGATATTGAATACCTTCAATTCTGCCAATTCATCGATGATTTTTTTTACCTCTTCCAGGGACATTTCATTCTGTTCCTGCTTCCCTGCGTTGACAAGGCAGTGTTTGCAGCTTAAATTA
This region includes:
- a CDS encoding 50S ribosomal protein L37e, whose amino-acid sequence is MVKGTPSQGKRQKRTHIKCRRCGSVSMNIHSKLCSSCGFGRTSRMRSYKWIRKSGLNGD
- the purF gene encoding amidophosphoribosyltransferase; amino-acid sequence: MRESCGVVGLAFADRESDKAALPIYYSLYALQHRGQESTGITVHDGRSAQTQKGMGLVPDVFKKYNMKDLKGYVGIGHVRYSTTGDSSLENTQPLIVNFMDRTIAIAHNGNLVNSAELRYEFEAEGQIFLTSSDTEVIARLLVKELICTDILGAVKELMRRLVGSYSLTILVDDTLVVVRDPLGFKPLCLGEIDGGYVVASESVAIDTIGGTLIRDVRPGEVIIFKDGRYHSHQLSKTRNTAKCVFEYIYFARPDSIIDGKLVYQTRLQIGEQLVDEHPVNADIISPVPDSGITFAIGYSKKSGIDYMEGLMKNRYIGRTFIMPDQNMRETAVKLKLNTIPQNIKDKSVILLDDSIVRGTTSRRIVDMVKKAGAKEVHVRIGSPAIIAPCYMGIDMATRAELVAAHKTVAGVEAVINADSLGYISVEGLVDAVGIPADDLCLACLTGVYPIEVPGEICKRHQMTLSQF
- a CDS encoding radical SAM protein; protein product: MGSTFPVNYDDKDGEAIPVLYSFIVFRKERVGGFLFNPYLFKEIPINNIELRILEHCNGYFSINEIKDIILQEFSLPNNLAQQYVIEACTIFERSRAIHLKTEKGSIKEFPVSSNYSLSSSNSSAILNHIPEKNILSAPLSVLWELTNECNLSCKHCLVNAGKQEQNEMSLEEVKKIIDELAELKVFNITFGGGEPLIRDDFLDIVDYASRYNFGIKVSTNGILVDDTLLDRLKETNVFSVQVSVDGLEQTHNAFRGSNNSFVKAVSALKSFSAAGYWTIMSTAITKYNINEIEQLIGLALECGASSFKASPFVPVGKGKQNNKDLAITPLEIKDIANRIMQIKNNYDKNIDLQIDGIFPWLNEPCFGYRRNTISSASQVGCSAGTSHLVITPTGDVLPCPFFIDLIAGNIRKTRLQDIWYHSDILDIFRNLDNNRLEGKCSNCEYIPHYCQGGCRAAAYALSGNLLAQDPHCWKGLS
- a CDS encoding ABC transporter permease, yielding MTRLPGSRQKLLTSMNTVYTLWLREMYRFRRSKSRIIGSLATPLFFLVILGTAFNSSFQMRGGSGQTDIAFLAPGIIGMSILFSSLTGGVSIIWDREFGFLKEILIAPVSRFFVALGKALGGVTTAMIQGTLIMLIAFALGVEYQSIPGMVASVGVMLLIGLGFIGLGIALASHIESHEGFQMIMTFITMPVLLLSGAFFRIGDLPSWMKTLVYLDPLTYGIMALRFTLIGDTEIPINICVAVLVLFAATTIGLGGFMFGKAKI
- a CDS encoding ATP-binding cassette domain-containing protein is translated as MNTPAIETFDLTRRFDDLVAVDKISIKIEHGELFGLLGPNGAGKTTFINMLSTMIPPSNGRAEVWGIDVRANPSRVRQNIGVVFQGTTLDDRLTGRENLDLHGRLYGLSGKMRKQRISEVLELVELDNKAEVLVKTYSGGMMRRLEIARGLMHHPRVLFLDEPTLGLDPQTRNHIWDYIRRLNREENVTIMLTTHYMEEADQLCKRIAIIDHGGIKALDTPEHLKNALGGDVVGLGTENDIQASLLCDLYDRNGSAGSVHFKDNMVQITVPDGTHQIPHLLKLAAEAGIPILSVDLHRPTLDDVFLSYTGRDIRVEEASDVDRITYKLQGRRR